A genomic region of Magnolia sinica isolate HGM2019 chromosome 6, MsV1, whole genome shotgun sequence contains the following coding sequences:
- the LOC131249528 gene encoding cucumisin-like — MAKNWPSSLAYFLILAPFLLCCHSQEYDADRKIHVVYMGELPENGVSAASLHQTMLEDVLGSSAAAKESLVYSYGRSFNGFAAKLSPEEVESFSEMDQVVSVFPNTAFKLHTTRSWDFMGFTQNQTLRSSNESDVIIGVIDTGVWPESESFSDEGFPPPPVKWKGRCQNENNFTCNNKLIGARYYNAGDFYLSKDFHSPRDAQGHGTHTASTAAGREVAGASFYGLAEGIARGAVPNARIAIYKVCWTSTCYVSDLMAAFDDAIADGVDVLTISIGPGEPIPYFLDPIGIGAFHAMKKGILTANSAGNSGPYSRSVVNVAPWTLTVAASSIDRKFVTQIALGNGDIIIGNSINAFTLNETDFPLIYAGDAPNVSSRIRGDYAGACYSDYLDSNKAQGKIVLCDYLWDGSGPYVANSVGAIMPSDGYADYSFSYILPATRIDRESSAKIMDYIRSSNNPTATILTAEAMNDTSAPRVVSFSSRGPNLITPDILKPDLTAPGVNILAAWSVAAPPSFSLLDKRQVAYNIISGTSMSCPHAGGAAAYLKSIHPNWSPAAIKSALMTTAHVMDPRNNEDAEFAYGSGHINPAKAVDPGLVYDATEQDYINFLCKQGYNSSVLRLVTQDRSNCTTNTTGKAWDLNYPSFALSIQDGQPIIGYFPRTVTNVGSSNSTYHAIVQAPSSLNITVKPWTLSFSAVGEKKSFKVEVHGGVISQQAIISASIEWRDGVHVVRSPLAVYTVLSTGSPLGVTRNRPIKGLLDLDGPPVNGIL, encoded by the exons ATGGCGAAGAATTGGCCATCTTCACTGGCCTACTTTCTTATTCTTGCACCCTTTCTACTCTGCTGCCATTCCCAAGAATATGATGCTGATCGAAAG ATACATGTCGTGTATATGGGCGAGCTTCCTGAAAATGGTGTATCTGCTGCGTCGCTGCACCAGACCATGCTAGAAGATGTTCTTGGAAG TAGCGCTGCTGCCAAAGAGTCGCTTGTTTATAGCTATGGAAGGAGTTTCAATGGATTTGCCGCTAAGCTGTCACCAGAAGAAGTCGAGAGTTTCTCAG AGATGGACCAGGTGGTTTCCGTGTTTCCAAACACCGCATTTAAGCTTCATACAACAAGATCGTGGGATTTCATGGGCTTCACTCAAAATCAAACCTTACGTTCATCTAATGAAAGCGACGTCATCATCGGAGTAATAGATACAG GTGTTTGGCCAGAGTCAGAGAGCTTCAGCGATGAAGGATTTCCTCCTCCTCCAGTGAAATGGAAAGGCAGATGCCAAAATGAAAATAACTTCACTTGTAACAA CAAGCTTATAGGTGCCCGATACTATAATGCCGGAGACTTCTATCTTTCCAAAGATTTTCATTCTCCAAGGGATGCACAGGGACATGGCACCCACACCGCTTCAACCGCTGCAGGCAGAGAAGTGGCAGGGGCGAGCTTCTATGGGCTAGCGGAAGGCATCGCAAGAGGAGCAGTTCCTAATGCAAGAATTGCCATTTACAAAGTATGTTGGACCTCAACATGCTATGTTTCGGACCTGATGGCCGCTTTCGATGATGCTATTGCGGATGGCGTCGATGTTTTGACGATCTCCATTGGCCCTGGCGAGCCAATCCCATATTTCTTGGACCCCATTGGGATTGGAGCTTTCCATGCAATGAAGAAAGGGATTCTCACTGCTAACTCTGCAGGAAATAGCGGTCCTTATAGTCGGAGTGTCGTCAATGTTGCTCCTTGGACTTTGACAGTGGCCGCCAGCAGCATCGACAGGAAATTCGTGACCCAAATagcgcttggaaatggagatATAATTATA GGAAATTCAATCAATGCATTTACGCTCAACGAAACAGATTTTCCCTTGATATATGCCGGAGATGCTCCAAACGTATCATCACGAATTCGAGGAGATTATGCAGGAGCATGCTACTCTGACTATTTGGATTCCAACAAGGCACAAGGAAAGATTGTACTTTGCGATTACCTATGGGATGGTTCAGGGCCCTACGTGGCCAACAGTGTCGGCGCCATAATGCCCAGTGACGGCTACGCCGATTACTCATTCTCTTACATACTCCCAGCCACCCGCATTGATAGAGAGAGCAGTGCCAAGATAATGGATTACATTCGATCTTCCAA TAATCCGACGGCAACCATTCTCACTGCGGAGGCTATGAATGATACTTCAGCGCCCCGAGTCGTCTCCTTCTCTTCAAGAGGACCTAACCTAATCACTCCCGACATCCTCAAG CCGGATCTTACAGCCCCTGGTGTCAATATCCTTGCTGCTTGGTCTGTTGCTGCGCCACCTTCCTTCTCACTTCTAGATAAGAGGCAAGTTGCTTACAACATAATCTCGGGAACATCTATGTCTTGCCCTCATGCTGGGGGTGCAGCGGCCTACCtcaaatccatccatccaaattGGTCACCAGCTGCAATCAAATCTGCTCTCATGACCACTG CTCATGTCATGGATCCCAGAAACAACGAAGATGCAGAATTTGCCTACGGCTCCGGCCACATCAATCCAGCGAAGGCCGTAGATCCTGGCCTAGTGTATGATGCAACAGAGCAAGACTACATCAACTTCCTATGCAAACAAGGTTACAACAGTAGCGTATTGAGACTCGTTACACAAGATAGAAGCAATTGCACCACCAATACAACTGGGAAAGCTTGGGATCTCAACTACCCCTCCTTTGCACTCTCCATCCAAGATGGCCAACCCATCATTGGCTATTTCCCTAGGACAGTAACCAATGTGGGCTCTTCAAACTCAACCTACCATGCCATTGTCCAAGCACCTTCCTCCCTCAATATCACCGTCAAACCCTGGACCCTTTCGTTTTCAGCCGTTGGTGAGAAGAAATCCTTCAAAGTAGAGGTTCATGGTGGGGTCATTTCTCAACAAGCGATAATTTCAGCTTCGATCGAGTGGAGGGATGGGGTCCACGTTGTGAGAAGCCCACTTGCAGTGTACACCGTACTTTCAACGGGAAGCCCACTTGGAGTAACGAGAAACCGTCCGATCAAAGGGCTACTTGATCTGGATGGACCCCCAGTGAATGGAATCCTTTGA